A window of Panicum virgatum strain AP13 chromosome 8K, P.virgatum_v5, whole genome shotgun sequence contains these coding sequences:
- the LOC120646366 gene encoding G-type lectin S-receptor-like serine/threonine-protein kinase At1g11303, translating into MPKPPSKVLKEIPYKLLKTITGDFSKLLGSGTLRTVFKGIDDNGQVTAVKIFKDYLGGQIVKQLQNEISITTEFEVEHENIIQPVGYCIENEEVAVQYNENEKRYMAYPATHAALCLEYMENGSLRDHISDASEGLNWCTRYKIIKGICDGLRYLHERLQSPVLHLNLKPSNILLDENMVPKISDFSLSTRLGEEDTRMIEPNVGTLTYMPPEFINRLVISKKFDIFSLGVIIIETVAGFSIYKLLQDMMPYEEIIELVLAKWTNRLQAMLTPQSVVERYCGQVRTCIQMALRCVDPDRRSRPSIGEVVAVLEAAELQDPGLRLP; encoded by the exons ATGCCGAAGCCTCCATCTAAGGTGCTAAAGGAAATACCGTATAAATTGCTAAAAACAATAACAGGTGACTTCTCAAAATTGCTTGGTAGTGGCACTCTTCGAACAGTTTTCAAG GGAATTGATGATAACGGACAAGTCACTGCCGTGAAGATTTTCAAAGATTATTTGGGAGGACAAATTGTTAAGCAGCTACAGAATGAGATTAGTATCACGACGGAATTCGAAGTCGAGCATGAAAATATCATACAGCCAGTTGGGTACTGTATCGAAAACGAAGAGGTAGCTGTCCAATAcaatgaaaatgaaaaaaggTACATGGCTTACCCGGCGACCCACGCTGCACTCTGCTTGGAGTACATGGAAAATGGAAGCCTTCGAGACCATATTTCAG ATGCGTCTGAAGGACTTAATTGGTGCACACGGTACAAAATAATCAAGGGAATTTGTGATGGTTTGAGATACCTTCATGAACGACTGCAGAGTCCTGTGCTCCATCTGAACCTGAAACCTAGCAATATATTGCTGGATGAGAACATGGTCCCGAAAATATCAGATTTTTCTTTGTCGACACGACTTGGTGAAGAAGACACCAGGATGATAGAACCAAATGTTGGAACCTT GACATACATGCCGCCAGAATTCATAAACAGACTAGTAATTTCAAAGAAATTTGACATATTCAGCCTGGGTGTCATAATCATAGAGACAGTGGCAGGGTTCAGTATTTACAAATTACTCCAGGACATGATGCCTTATGAAGAGATTATCGAGCTC GTGCTTGCAAAGTGGACGAACAGGCTACAGGCAATGCTGACGCCCCAGTCAGTAGTGGAAAGATACTGCGGACAAGTAAGGACATGCATCCAGATGGCATTGAGATGTGTCGATCCTGACAGGCGCAGTAGGCCCAGCATCGGAGAAGTTGTGGCTGTCCTGGAAGCAGCTGAACTGCAAGATCCAGGCCTCAGACTTCCCTAG
- the LOC120644907 gene encoding G-type lectin S-receptor-like serine/threonine-protein kinase RKS1 isoform X2: protein MLVYEYLPNKSLDFFIFDETRRTLLGWNKRLMIIEGTAQGLLYLHKHSRLRIIHRDVKASNILLDSEMNPKISDFGLAKMFSSNDTEGNTKRVVGTYGYMAPEYASEGLYSIKSDVFSFGVLILEIITGKRNSGFHQHGDFLNLLGYAWQLWCEGTWLELVDASLVADSHQTLEMMRCINIALLSVQENAADRPTMSDVVAMLSSTSMVLPEPKHPAYFHVRMAKEEALASAEPCSANDVTISRPQGR, encoded by the exons ATGCTGGTCTATGAATATTTGCCAAATAAAAGCTTGGATTTCTTTATCTTTG ATGAAACAAGAAGAACCTTACTTGGCTGGAATAAACGGCTAATGATTATTGAAGGAACAGCACAAGGGCTTCTATATTTGCATAAACACTCTAGATTACGCATTATACATAGAGATGTAAAAGCAAGCAACATTCTCTTGGACTCAGAGATGAATCCTAAAATTTCAGATTTTGGCCTTGCAAAAATGTTTAGCTCAAATGACACAGAAGGAAACACAAAAAGGGTGGTTGGAACATA TGGTTACATGGCCCCAGAATATGCTTCTGAAGGTCTCTACTCAATAAAATCTGACGTATTCAGCTTTGGCGTGTTAATTCTTGAGATCATCACTGGAAAAAGAAATTCAGGTTTCCATCAACACGGAGACTTCTTGAACCTTCTTGGATAC GCATGGCAGTTGTGGTGTGAGGGAACGTGGCTTGAACTCGTGGATGCATCATTAGTTGCTGACAGTCATCAAACACTAGAAATGATGAGATGCATAAACATCGCGCTGCTGTCTGTGCAAGAGAATGCAGCTGACAGGCCAACCATGTCAGATGTGGTTGCGATGCTAAGCAGCACAAGCATGGTCCTGCCTGAGCCTAAACACCCAGCATATTTCCATGTAAGGATGGCCAAGGAAGAGGCGTTGGCATCTGCAGAGCCATGTAGTGCTAATGATGTGACTATATCTAGACCACAAGGTAGATAA
- the LOC120644907 gene encoding G-type lectin S-receptor-like serine/threonine-protein kinase RKS1 isoform X1 yields the protein MSGPKSKLWVMAVVIPLMAVLICFIFCFGWNRRHKKGNWSLKDTLKVNVHQDEELELGIEESNSVFTFFNFSQILEATKNFSVENKLGQGGLGPVYKGQFPDGLEIAVKRLASHSGQGYSEFKNEVRLIAKLQHRNLVRLLGCCTQGEEKMLVYEYLPNKSLDFFIFDETRRTLLGWNKRLMIIEGTAQGLLYLHKHSRLRIIHRDVKASNILLDSEMNPKISDFGLAKMFSSNDTEGNTKRVVGTYGYMAPEYASEGLYSIKSDVFSFGVLILEIITGKRNSGFHQHGDFLNLLGYAWQLWCEGTWLELVDASLVADSHQTLEMMRCINIALLSVQENAADRPTMSDVVAMLSSTSMVLPEPKHPAYFHVRMAKEEALASAEPCSANDVTISRPQGR from the exons ATGTCAGGGCCCAAGAGCAAACTTTGGGTGATGGCTGTAGTTATTCCTCTAATGGCGGTACTTATCTGCTTCATTTTTTGCTTTGGATGGAATAGAAGACACAAAAAAG GTAATTGGAGCTTAAAGGATACATTGAAAGTGAATGTGCACCAAGATGAAGAACTGGAATTGGGAATAGAAGAGAGCAATTCAGTATTCACGTTTTTCAACTTTTCTCAAATTTTGGAAGCTACAAAAAACTTCTCAGTAGAAAATAAGCTTGGTCAAGGTGGCCTTGGTCCTGTATACAAG GGTCAGTTTCCTGATGGATTGGAGATAGCAGTTAAGAGACTTGCTTCACATTCTGGACAAGGTTACAGCGAGTTCAAAAATGAAGTCCGACTGATTGCCAAACTCCAGCACAGAAATCTCGTTAGGCTCTTGGGATGTTGCACTCAAGGAGAAGAGAAAATGCTGGTCTATGAATATTTGCCAAATAAAAGCTTGGATTTCTTTATCTTTG ATGAAACAAGAAGAACCTTACTTGGCTGGAATAAACGGCTAATGATTATTGAAGGAACAGCACAAGGGCTTCTATATTTGCATAAACACTCTAGATTACGCATTATACATAGAGATGTAAAAGCAAGCAACATTCTCTTGGACTCAGAGATGAATCCTAAAATTTCAGATTTTGGCCTTGCAAAAATGTTTAGCTCAAATGACACAGAAGGAAACACAAAAAGGGTGGTTGGAACATA TGGTTACATGGCCCCAGAATATGCTTCTGAAGGTCTCTACTCAATAAAATCTGACGTATTCAGCTTTGGCGTGTTAATTCTTGAGATCATCACTGGAAAAAGAAATTCAGGTTTCCATCAACACGGAGACTTCTTGAACCTTCTTGGATAC GCATGGCAGTTGTGGTGTGAGGGAACGTGGCTTGAACTCGTGGATGCATCATTAGTTGCTGACAGTCATCAAACACTAGAAATGATGAGATGCATAAACATCGCGCTGCTGTCTGTGCAAGAGAATGCAGCTGACAGGCCAACCATGTCAGATGTGGTTGCGATGCTAAGCAGCACAAGCATGGTCCTGCCTGAGCCTAAACACCCAGCATATTTCCATGTAAGGATGGCCAAGGAAGAGGCGTTGGCATCTGCAGAGCCATGTAGTGCTAATGATGTGACTATATCTAGACCACAAGGTAGATAA